One window of the Thermodesulfomicrobium sp. WS genome contains the following:
- a CDS encoding glycosyltransferase: MPVRPHRVKIRDELGRSQSLADGPQCFAWEGAGAAVLVLGVGPDPDETQHLVGAAPQVFLLEAPGLTRQMPGPWHAAIPAAWQRIHPQDLARLPDCRRLSYLPGLRLFPSFWQPVLARIRRFSCAPPADTIWLPGPDHGLVRHELATAAHALGLVPRLLPAEIPAPRLRALLGAERPRLVLSINFHGLDPWGENQAILQTAQVPVVVWCVDNPFHLLAKVKTRAWRSLPLAVTDPWFVRPLREMGGRPFFLPLATCPRIFAPRTAPPCLAALFVGRTRFPGSETFFAAAHAPAKLRQRARALASCCRAPDLSWWWEQCNRPRPWPGHAIRAVGHGADEASRQWRASVLTAVAQALPLSVVGDAAWQELLPHAQILPPVDYYGPLADTYAQAAVTLNLTSLLLPQGLTQRHFDVWACGGFLLSDATPGMRLFPRELTAPVTFATPNQAVCRTQYFLKHEGERRELAAAWQAHILAHHTYTHRLAALLEGVPRP; the protein is encoded by the coding sequence ATGCCAGTCCGTCCCCATCGTGTAAAGATTCGAGATGAGCTCGGCCGCAGCCAAAGCCTGGCGGACGGCCCCCAATGCTTTGCCTGGGAAGGGGCGGGAGCGGCAGTGCTCGTGCTGGGCGTGGGCCCCGATCCCGACGAAACCCAGCACCTCGTAGGTGCGGCGCCCCAGGTATTCCTGCTGGAAGCACCAGGGCTTACGCGGCAAATGCCTGGCCCGTGGCATGCCGCCATCCCGGCCGCCTGGCAGCGCATCCATCCCCAGGACCTCGCCCGCCTGCCGGACTGCCGCCGCCTCAGCTACCTCCCGGGACTGCGGCTTTTTCCCTCCTTTTGGCAGCCTGTACTGGCTCGGATACGCCGCTTCTCCTGCGCCCCACCTGCAGACACCATCTGGCTTCCCGGCCCTGACCACGGGCTGGTGCGCCACGAGCTGGCCACTGCGGCCCACGCCCTGGGCCTTGTCCCCCGCCTGCTTCCGGCAGAGATCCCCGCCCCAAGGCTGCGCGCCCTGCTTGGCGCCGAGCGGCCCCGCCTGGTGCTCTCCATCAATTTCCACGGCCTTGACCCTTGGGGAGAAAACCAGGCCATACTTCAGACAGCCCAGGTCCCGGTGGTGGTCTGGTGCGTGGACAATCCCTTTCACCTGCTCGCCAAGGTCAAGACCCGCGCCTGGCGCAGCCTTCCCCTGGCGGTCACGGACCCTTGGTTTGTCCGCCCGCTGCGCGAGATGGGCGGCCGACCGTTCTTTCTCCCTTTGGCCACCTGCCCCCGCATCTTTGCCCCGCGCACGGCACCGCCCTGCCTGGCAGCGCTCTTCGTGGGCCGCACCCGCTTTCCCGGCTCCGAGACATTTTTCGCCGCCGCCCATGCCCCGGCCAAGCTCCGCCAACGCGCCCGCGCCCTTGCCAGCTGCTGCCGCGCCCCGGACCTCTCCTGGTGGTGGGAGCAGTGCAACCGCCCCCGCCCCTGGCCCGGGCATGCCATCCGCGCCGTGGGCCACGGGGCGGACGAAGCCTCGCGCCAATGGCGGGCCAGCGTGCTGACAGCCGTGGCCCAAGCGCTCCCCTTAAGCGTCGTGGGCGATGCCGCCTGGCAGGAGCTGCTCCCCCACGCCCAAATCCTCCCGCCCGTGGACTACTATGGTCCCTTGGCCGACACCTATGCCCAGGCGGCCGTCACCCTGAACCTGACGAGTCTTCTCCTTCCCCAGGGGCTCACCCAACGCCACTTCGACGTCTGGGCCTGCGGCGGATTCCTCCTCTCCGACGCCACGCCTGGCATGCGCCTCTTTCCCCGGGAACTCACCGCGCCGGTGACTTTCGCCACCCCCAATCAGGCCGTCTGCCGCACCCAGTACTTCCTCAAGCACGAAGGCGAGCGGCGCGAGCTTGCCGCTGCCTGGCAGGCGCACATCCTCGCCCACCACACCTACACCCATCGTCTCGCCGCCCTGCTGGAGGGAGTCCCCCGTCCCTAG
- a CDS encoding RlmE family RNA methyltransferase, whose product MKTYRDYYFRKAKAEHYPARSVYKLQEMDKALRILRPGQRVLDLGATPGSWTLYAAERVGPKGQVIAVDLNPTDTVFPPQVCFLVTDMLAPAPEVEGVLAQAAPFAVVLSDMAPKTTGSRITDQSRSLALVEAAYTVAMRWLDRGGHFVAKIFEGPDAPAFVRSIKPFFERVSLFKPKSSRSESKEIFIVGLGLRERDPRYLSPHHEETHGRT is encoded by the coding sequence ATGAAAACCTATCGGGACTATTACTTTCGCAAGGCCAAGGCCGAGCACTATCCCGCCCGTTCCGTATACAAGCTCCAGGAGATGGACAAGGCACTGCGGATCTTGCGTCCGGGGCAACGGGTGCTCGATCTGGGCGCCACCCCTGGTTCCTGGACGCTGTACGCTGCCGAGCGTGTGGGCCCCAAAGGCCAGGTCATCGCCGTGGACCTCAACCCCACGGATACGGTATTTCCGCCTCAAGTATGTTTTCTGGTGACGGATATGCTCGCGCCTGCACCCGAGGTGGAGGGCGTGCTTGCCCAGGCGGCGCCCTTTGCGGTGGTCTTAAGTGATATGGCCCCCAAGACCACAGGCAGCCGTATTACGGATCAGTCCCGATCCTTGGCGCTGGTGGAGGCCGCCTATACGGTGGCCATGCGCTGGCTGGATCGGGGCGGGCATTTTGTGGCCAAGATTTTCGAAGGTCCGGATGCCCCGGCGTTTGTGCGCAGCATCAAACCCTTTTTCGAGCGGGTGAGCTTGTTCAAGCCCAAGAGTTCGCGGTCGGAGAGCAAAGAGATCTTCATCGTGGGCCTGGGGCTGCGCGAGCGGGACCCGCGGTATCTATCCCCCCATCACGAGGAGACCCATGGCAGGACATAG
- the ruvC gene encoding crossover junction endodeoxyribonuclease RuvC: MSVVVMGVDPGSRVTGLGVVAEDSGQVRLVAADCVRLRADSPTSERLARLLEETRSWLERYAPSAVAVETVFTAKSAASALKLGQARGAILAACGLCGIPVFGYEPTVVKKTVTGFGRADKEQVRFMVGRIVAAPATWPLDAADALAVAVCHLNHGRLARLTPGQAQGLRL, encoded by the coding sequence ATGAGCGTGGTGGTCATGGGCGTGGACCCTGGTTCCCGCGTCACGGGCTTGGGCGTGGTGGCCGAAGATTCCGGCCAGGTGCGGCTGGTGGCCGCGGACTGCGTGCGCCTGCGTGCGGACTCTCCCACCAGTGAACGGCTGGCTCGGCTTCTGGAGGAGACACGCTCTTGGCTTGAGCGCTACGCCCCTTCGGCGGTGGCGGTGGAGACGGTGTTCACGGCCAAGAGCGCGGCCTCGGCCCTGAAACTTGGCCAGGCGCGCGGGGCCATCCTGGCGGCCTGCGGACTGTGTGGGATCCCGGTCTTTGGGTACGAGCCCACGGTGGTGAAAAAGACCGTCACGGGCTTTGGCCGGGCGGACAAGGAGCAGGTGCGCTTCATGGTGGGGCGGATCGTGGCCGCCCCCGCCACCTGGCCCCTGGACGCCGCCGATGCCTTGGCCGTGGCCGTATGCCATTTGAACCATGGCCGCTTGGCGCGGCTCACCCCTGGTCAGGCCCAGGGCCTTCGGTTAT
- the hisF gene encoding imidazole glycerol phosphate synthase subunit HisF, whose translation MLSKRVIPCLDVRDGKLTKGVRFQGNVDIGDPVETARRYYEEGADEIVFYDITASHEGRGIMLRVVEQVAAQIFIPFSVGGGISTVAQMRDVLLAGAEKVSVNSAAVKNPAIIGEGAAAFGSQCIVVGMDVLRVPATPEIPSGYEIVIHGGRKRTGIDALWWAQEAERLGAGELCVNSIDADGTKDGYELTLTRRIADAVRIPVIASGGAGTPEHMAAAVTQGRASAALIASIVHYGEYTIAQCKEVMAQHGVKVRTVW comes from the coding sequence ATGCTCAGTAAGCGCGTCATCCCCTGTCTGGACGTGCGCGACGGCAAGCTCACCAAAGGGGTGCGCTTCCAAGGCAACGTGGACATCGGCGACCCTGTGGAAACCGCCCGCCGCTACTACGAAGAAGGCGCGGACGAGATCGTCTTCTACGATATCACCGCCTCCCACGAGGGCCGGGGCATCATGCTGCGGGTGGTGGAGCAGGTGGCGGCGCAGATCTTCATCCCCTTCTCCGTAGGCGGCGGCATCAGCACCGTGGCGCAGATGCGCGATGTGCTCCTGGCCGGGGCCGAGAAGGTGTCCGTGAACTCCGCGGCGGTGAAAAATCCGGCCATCATCGGCGAAGGGGCCGCGGCCTTCGGGTCCCAATGCATCGTGGTGGGCATGGACGTCCTGCGGGTGCCGGCGACCCCAGAAATCCCGTCCGGCTATGAGATCGTCATCCACGGCGGACGCAAACGCACCGGCATCGACGCCCTGTGGTGGGCCCAGGAGGCCGAACGCCTGGGGGCAGGCGAGCTGTGCGTCAATTCCATCGACGCCGACGGCACCAAGGATGGCTACGAGCTCACCCTCACCCGCAGGATCGCCGATGCCGTGCGCATCCCGGTCATCGCCTCAGGCGGGGCCGGGACCCCGGAGCACATGGCCGCAGCCGTGACCCAAGGCCGGGCCTCGGCGGCCCTCATTGCCTCCATCGTGCACTACGGCGAATACACCATCGCCCAGTGTAAGGAGGTCATGGCCCAACACGGCGTCAAGGTACGCACCGTGTGGTAG
- the hisH gene encoding imidazole glycerol phosphate synthase subunit HisH: MLAILDYQAGNLTSVRRALDHLGIPCTVTADPSTLRAAQGVIFPGVGAAGSAMAHLTATGLGDLLKDLVAAGKPLLGICLGCQIVLAASEENQTTTLGIIPGRCQRFDPSLTDEDGHPIAIPHMGWNTVRLTQPCRLFDGIDPASEFYFVHSYYPVPESRYVIGMTHYGLDFCSVHGKDGLWSVQFHPEKSGRPGLTLLSNFFAYCQEVSHAQ, translated from the coding sequence ATGCTCGCCATCCTCGACTACCAGGCCGGCAACCTCACCAGTGTGCGCCGCGCCTTGGACCATCTCGGCATCCCCTGCACCGTCACCGCCGATCCGAGTACGCTTCGCGCCGCCCAGGGCGTCATCTTCCCTGGAGTGGGCGCTGCGGGCTCGGCCATGGCCCACCTCACGGCCACGGGCCTAGGCGACCTGCTCAAGGACCTGGTCGCTGCCGGCAAACCCCTTTTGGGCATCTGCCTGGGGTGTCAGATCGTCCTTGCGGCCAGCGAAGAGAACCAAACCACGACCCTGGGGATCATCCCCGGCCGCTGCCAGCGCTTCGACCCCAGCTTGACCGACGAAGACGGACATCCCATCGCCATCCCGCACATGGGATGGAACACGGTGCGCCTCACCCAACCCTGCCGGCTCTTTGACGGCATCGATCCGGCCAGCGAATTCTACTTCGTGCATTCCTACTATCCGGTACCCGAGAGCCGCTACGTCATCGGCATGACCCACTACGGCCTCGATTTCTGCTCCGTGCACGGCAAAGACGGGTTGTGGTCCGTGCAATTCCATCCGGAAAAAAGCGGCCGCCCTGGCCTCACCCTGCTCTCCAACTTCTTTGCCTACTGCCAGGAGGTCTCCCATGCTCAGTAA
- the rfaD gene encoding ADP-glyceromanno-heptose 6-epimerase, translating to MIIVTGGAGFLGSAIVWGLNRRGVDDILVVDNLGCTEKWKNLVGLRYRDYVHKDEFAQRLRNSPWAEPVEAVIHMGACSSTTERDADYLMRNNVEYSKLVCRFALEQGARFVYASSAATYGDGGLGFEDDDALLDRLSPLNMYGYSKHLFDLWVREEGLLDAVAGLKFFNVFGPNEYHKGEMRSVVCKAVAEIAATDELRLFCSHRPDYAHGEQQRDFVYVEDCVEVVLWLLENTAVGGIFNVGTGRSRTWNDLARAVFAAMGREPRIRYIPMPEAIREKYQYYTCASMAKLRSRGCTVPFRSLEEAVTRYVQDFLLQGPAYLRSR from the coding sequence ATGATCATTGTCACCGGCGGGGCCGGATTTTTGGGAAGCGCCATTGTGTGGGGACTCAACCGTCGCGGGGTGGATGACATCCTGGTGGTGGACAATTTGGGGTGCACGGAAAAATGGAAAAATCTCGTGGGATTGCGCTACCGGGACTATGTCCACAAAGACGAATTCGCCCAAAGGCTGCGGAACTCCCCGTGGGCCGAGCCGGTGGAGGCCGTCATCCACATGGGCGCCTGTTCTTCCACTACCGAGCGGGACGCCGATTATTTGATGCGCAACAACGTGGAGTATTCCAAACTCGTGTGCCGCTTTGCCCTCGAGCAGGGGGCGCGCTTCGTGTACGCCAGCTCTGCCGCCACCTACGGAGACGGCGGCCTCGGCTTCGAGGATGACGACGCCCTGCTCGACCGTTTGAGTCCCCTCAACATGTATGGCTATTCCAAGCACCTCTTTGACCTCTGGGTGCGGGAGGAGGGGCTGTTGGATGCTGTGGCGGGCCTCAAGTTCTTCAACGTCTTTGGGCCCAACGAGTACCACAAAGGGGAGATGCGCTCGGTGGTGTGCAAGGCCGTGGCGGAGATCGCGGCCACGGACGAGCTCCGGCTTTTCTGTTCTCACCGGCCCGACTACGCCCACGGCGAGCAGCAGCGCGACTTCGTCTATGTAGAGGACTGCGTGGAGGTGGTCTTGTGGTTGCTGGAAAACACCGCCGTGGGCGGCATCTTCAATGTGGGCACCGGCCGGTCCCGCACCTGGAACGACCTGGCCCGGGCGGTGTTTGCCGCCATGGGGCGGGAGCCGCGCATTCGCTACATCCCTATGCCTGAGGCGATTCGCGAGAAATATCAGTATTATACTTGCGCAAGCATGGCCAAGCTGCGCTCCCGGGGCTGCACGGTGCCGTTTCGGTCCCTGGAGGAGGCGGTGACCCGCTATGTGCAGGATTTTCTGCTCCAGGGACCGGCGTACTTGCGTTCGCGCTAG
- a CDS encoding cation transporter — translation MGRCCGGSCAIDALHQRQRGTLLMVLGINALMFLVILVAALYGKSTALLADSLDNLGDAVTYALSLYAVSRSNTTKAKVALFKGMLIFGAASAVLAQVLYKLFVPTVPIFEVMGAFSVLGLLANAVCLYLLWRHRHEDINMSSVWECSRNDIVSNISVFVAAGGVWLTGSKWPDILVASGLVWFLLRSALRVIVGARAALRSENS, via the coding sequence ATGGGACGGTGTTGTGGAGGCAGCTGCGCCATCGATGCCCTGCATCAGCGGCAACGGGGGACGTTGCTCATGGTGCTCGGCATCAATGCATTGATGTTTTTGGTGATCTTGGTCGCAGCGCTGTATGGGAAATCCACCGCGCTCCTGGCCGACAGCCTGGATAATCTTGGCGATGCGGTGACCTACGCCCTCAGTCTGTACGCGGTTTCCCGCAGCAATACCACCAAGGCCAAGGTCGCCCTCTTCAAGGGGATGCTCATTTTCGGGGCTGCGAGCGCGGTGCTCGCCCAGGTACTGTACAAGCTTTTTGTCCCCACGGTCCCCATCTTCGAGGTGATGGGCGCATTCAGCGTCCTCGGGCTGCTGGCCAATGCGGTGTGTCTGTATCTTTTGTGGCGGCACCGCCATGAAGACATCAACATGAGCTCGGTGTGGGAGTGCTCGCGCAATGATATCGTCTCCAACATTTCGGTATTCGTCGCGGCCGGAGGGGTGTGGCTCACTGGATCCAAGTGGCCCGATATTCTTGTGGCTTCCGGGCTTGTGTGGTTCCTTTTGCGTTCGGCGCTGCGTGTGATCGTCGGGGCGCGGGCGGCCCTGCGTTCCGAAAATTCGTAG
- the uvrA gene encoding excinuclease ABC subunit UvrA encodes MHTACIQIRGARQHNLKNINLDIPRDQLTVICGPSGSGKSTLAFDIVYAEGQRRYVESLSTYARQFLPQMDKPDVDSIEGLTPAISLEQATVSRNPRSTVGTVTEVYDFLRVFWARLGIPHCPQCHAPITAQTSDQMVDSILALPEGTRFLLLAPLVEHKKGTHADLLRKLKSQGFARVRVNGEVLGLDPLPELSKTHKHTIHAVVDRLVLRPDLRRRLADSVELALRLGEGRLAVQPVGPDGAAGEDILFSATAVCPRCAVSLPSMSPQLFSFNSPQGACPRCGGIGSIEFYDPQLMAPNTGMSIADGALLPWRHPKALSRIRPDLERLGRALGFTLNTPLSQLSPEAWQALFHGHAPSAWTGLVPLLERGHHLGGIWRDELSRFRQSTTCPACNGARLRPEALAVLVDHLSIFDFCCLPVERARTWLDAYSPAPGKQPIAEPLVKELRHRLGFLAAVGLDYLTLSRSMSTLSGGEAQRIRLAGQLGSGLVGVTYVLDEPSIGLHPRDNERLIATLRSLQSRGNTVLVVEHDEATIRAADHVIELGPGSGLLGGEIVFAGPPQTLVAEAATLTGKYLRGELTIPRPTTRRRPTGQITLRQVTTNNLQGIDCAFPLGNLVCVTGVSGSGKSSLVIDSLSKHLALRHGLKVDSPGHIGGMEGAEAVERLVIIDQTPIGRTPRSNPATYTKVFDDIRALFAGTKEAKKRGYAPGRFSFNVRGGRCEACQGDGQIRVEMHFLPDIFVTCEVCGGKRYNRETLDILYRGKSIAEVLEMSVAEAKEFFAGHSALSRKLGILEEVGLEYLRLGQSATTLSGGEAQRIKLSRELGKRSLPGTLYILDEPTTGLHIHEVGKLIGVLQTLVDRGASVIVIEHNLDVVAAADHVIDLGPGGGENGGRIIAQGTPEELAANPASITGRFLRPENAARPA; translated from the coding sequence ATGCACACTGCCTGCATCCAGATCCGCGGCGCCCGCCAGCACAACCTCAAGAATATCAACCTCGACATCCCCCGCGACCAGCTCACCGTGATTTGCGGACCGTCGGGCTCGGGCAAGAGCACGCTGGCCTTCGACATCGTCTACGCCGAAGGCCAGCGCCGCTACGTGGAGTCGCTCTCCACCTATGCCCGCCAATTCCTGCCGCAGATGGACAAGCCCGACGTGGACAGCATCGAAGGGCTCACCCCGGCCATCTCCCTGGAGCAGGCCACGGTGTCGCGCAACCCCCGCTCCACGGTGGGGACCGTGACCGAGGTCTACGATTTTCTGCGCGTCTTCTGGGCCCGCCTGGGCATCCCCCATTGCCCGCAATGCCACGCCCCCATCACCGCCCAGACCAGCGACCAGATGGTGGACAGCATCCTCGCCCTCCCTGAAGGCACGCGCTTTCTCCTGCTCGCCCCATTGGTGGAACACAAGAAAGGCACCCACGCCGATCTGTTGCGCAAGCTCAAAAGCCAGGGCTTTGCCCGGGTGCGGGTCAATGGCGAGGTCCTGGGCCTCGATCCCCTGCCCGAGCTCTCCAAGACCCACAAACACACCATCCACGCCGTGGTGGACCGACTGGTACTGCGGCCGGATCTGCGCCGCCGCCTGGCGGACTCGGTGGAGCTGGCCTTGCGCCTGGGCGAAGGCCGGCTGGCGGTGCAGCCGGTGGGCCCCGACGGCGCGGCAGGCGAAGACATCCTCTTTTCCGCCACCGCCGTGTGTCCCCGCTGCGCAGTGAGCCTGCCCTCCATGAGCCCGCAGCTCTTTTCCTTCAACAGCCCCCAAGGGGCCTGCCCGCGCTGCGGCGGTATCGGCAGCATCGAATTCTACGACCCGCAGCTGATGGCCCCCAATACCGGCATGAGTATCGCCGACGGCGCCCTGCTCCCCTGGCGCCATCCCAAGGCCCTCTCCCGCATCCGCCCCGATTTGGAACGCCTCGGCCGCGCCCTGGGGTTTACCCTCAACACCCCCCTCTCCCAGCTCAGTCCAGAGGCGTGGCAGGCCCTCTTCCACGGCCACGCCCCATCCGCCTGGACCGGACTCGTCCCGCTCTTGGAGCGCGGCCACCACCTGGGCGGCATCTGGCGCGATGAACTCTCCCGCTTTCGGCAAAGCACCACCTGCCCGGCATGCAACGGCGCCCGCCTCCGGCCCGAGGCCCTGGCCGTGCTCGTAGACCACCTCTCCATCTTCGACTTCTGCTGCCTGCCCGTGGAGCGCGCCCGTACCTGGCTCGACGCCTACTCCCCCGCACCCGGCAAACAGCCCATCGCCGAGCCCCTGGTGAAAGAACTGCGCCACCGCCTCGGTTTTCTCGCCGCCGTGGGGCTCGACTATCTCACCCTGTCGCGCTCCATGAGCACCCTTTCCGGGGGCGAGGCGCAGCGCATCCGCCTGGCCGGACAATTGGGCTCCGGCCTGGTGGGAGTGACCTACGTGCTCGACGAGCCGAGCATCGGGCTGCATCCCCGCGACAACGAACGCCTCATCGCCACCCTGCGCAGCCTCCAGAGCCGGGGCAACACCGTATTGGTGGTGGAGCACGACGAAGCCACCATCCGCGCCGCCGACCACGTCATCGAGCTGGGGCCGGGTTCCGGCCTTCTGGGTGGAGAAATCGTCTTTGCCGGCCCGCCCCAGACGCTGGTGGCCGAGGCGGCGACCCTCACCGGCAAGTACCTGCGCGGCGAGCTCACCATCCCCCGGCCCACCACACGCCGCCGCCCTACAGGGCAGATCACCCTGCGGCAGGTGACCACCAACAACCTCCAAGGCATCGACTGCGCTTTTCCCCTCGGCAACCTGGTGTGCGTCACCGGGGTATCCGGGTCCGGCAAGAGTTCGCTGGTGATCGACTCCCTCTCCAAGCACCTGGCGCTGCGCCACGGCCTGAAGGTGGACTCCCCGGGACATATCGGCGGCATGGAAGGGGCCGAGGCCGTGGAGCGGTTGGTCATCATCGACCAAACCCCCATCGGCCGCACCCCGCGCTCCAACCCCGCCACCTACACCAAGGTCTTTGACGACATCCGCGCCCTGTTCGCCGGCACCAAAGAGGCCAAAAAGCGCGGCTACGCGCCGGGACGTTTCAGCTTCAACGTACGCGGCGGCCGCTGCGAGGCCTGCCAGGGTGACGGCCAGATCCGGGTGGAGATGCATTTTCTCCCGGACATCTTCGTCACCTGCGAGGTGTGCGGCGGCAAACGCTACAACCGCGAGACCCTGGACATCCTCTACCGGGGCAAATCCATCGCCGAGGTGCTCGAGATGAGCGTGGCCGAGGCCAAGGAGTTCTTCGCCGGCCACAGTGCACTCAGCCGCAAATTGGGGATCTTGGAGGAAGTGGGCCTGGAGTACCTGCGCCTTGGACAATCGGCCACCACCCTCTCCGGCGGCGAGGCCCAACGCATCAAGCTCTCCCGGGAGCTGGGCAAGCGCAGCCTCCCCGGCACCCTGTACATCCTCGATGAACCCACCACGGGGCTGCACATCCATGAGGTGGGCAAGCTCATTGGCGTGCTCCAGACCCTGGTGGACCGCGGGGCCTCGGTCATCGTCATCGAACACAACCTGGACGTGGTGGCCGCCGCGGACCACGTCATCGACCTCGGCCCCGGAGGCGGAGAGAACGGCGGCCGCATCATCGCCCAGGGCACGCCCGAGGAGCTGGCCGCCAACCCCGCGTCCATCACCGGGCGCTTTTTGCGACCTGAGAACGCAGCACGCCCGGCCTAG
- a CDS encoding YebC/PmpR family DNA-binding transcriptional regulator, producing MAGHSKWKNIQHRKGRQDAKRGKMFTKVTKEIILAAKTGGDPEANPRLRAAIEAAKAVNLPKDKIETAIKKGTGELASDALEEIVYEGYGPGGVALLIEAATDNKNRTVADVRHILSKNGGSLGAAGCVAWMFDKKGVFEFPKDLDEETILEAGLDAGLEDVVDDGDVWQARCAPEDFPAVKAAFEAAGLGFTSAEITMIPQNTVALDEETGRKMLKLYDALEDHDDVQNVYANFDLPDALMAEME from the coding sequence ATGGCAGGACATAGTAAGTGGAAAAACATCCAGCATCGGAAGGGCCGCCAGGACGCCAAACGCGGCAAGATGTTCACCAAGGTGACCAAGGAGATCATCCTGGCCGCGAAAACCGGGGGCGACCCGGAAGCCAACCCGCGCCTGCGCGCCGCCATCGAAGCGGCCAAGGCCGTGAACTTGCCCAAGGACAAGATCGAGACCGCCATCAAGAAAGGTACGGGAGAGCTGGCCAGCGACGCCCTGGAAGAGATCGTGTACGAGGGCTACGGCCCCGGCGGCGTGGCGTTGCTCATCGAGGCAGCCACGGATAACAAGAACCGTACCGTGGCCGACGTGCGCCACATCTTGAGTAAAAACGGCGGCAGCCTGGGCGCGGCCGGTTGCGTGGCCTGGATGTTCGACAAGAAGGGGGTGTTCGAGTTCCCCAAGGACTTGGACGAAGAGACCATCCTGGAGGCCGGACTCGATGCCGGTCTGGAAGACGTGGTCGATGACGGCGACGTATGGCAGGCGCGCTGCGCTCCTGAGGACTTTCCGGCGGTCAAGGCGGCCTTCGAGGCGGCGGGACTGGGTTTTACGAGCGCGGAAATCACCATGATCCCCCAAAACACGGTGGCCTTGGATGAAGAGACGGGCCGCAAGATGCTCAAGCTCTACGACGCCCTGGAAGACCACGACGACGTGCAGAACGTGTACGCCAACTTCGATCTTCCCGATGCGCTCATGGCCGAAATGGAATGA
- a CDS encoding TspO/MBR family protein — MSTRYARIGLVFWVAMPFVAGWIGSRFVPGPWYAELIKPSWTPPDAVFGPVWSLLYLLMGIAAWLVWREAGFAAARVALGLFEFQLVLNALWSYLFFGLHRPDLALVDIVLLWLAIVATMIAFWKIRPLAAWLLAPYWAWVSFAAVLNGQLWRLNS, encoded by the coding sequence ATGTCGACTAGGTATGCGCGTATCGGGCTGGTTTTTTGGGTGGCCATGCCCTTTGTGGCCGGCTGGATTGGCTCGCGCTTTGTCCCTGGCCCGTGGTACGCCGAACTTATCAAACCCAGTTGGACCCCGCCGGATGCGGTCTTTGGCCCGGTGTGGTCGCTGCTCTACCTGCTGATGGGGATCGCCGCCTGGCTGGTGTGGCGGGAGGCGGGATTCGCAGCGGCACGCGTGGCCTTGGGGCTTTTTGAGTTTCAGCTCGTCCTCAATGCCCTGTGGTCATATCTCTTTTTTGGACTGCACCGGCCGGATCTTGCGTTGGTGGACATTGTGCTGCTGTGGCTCGCCATTGTGGCGACCATGATCGCCTTCTGGAAGATTCGTCCGCTGGCCGCGTGGCTGCTTGCGCCGTATTGGGCTTGGGTGAGCTTTGCCGCGGTGCTCAATGGGCAGCTCTGGCGCCTCAACAGCTAA